Proteins from one Microbacterium faecale genomic window:
- a CDS encoding ABC transporter substrate-binding protein, with translation MSEQAGKVARLRPALGFTSLAAALALVATGCAQQPVAEKEEVDVSAEATAGGDLTVLIEIPARSFDPAVDNTMASTGDGARNAAVFDHLLYLDPATGEAIPHVAESLTPNDDGTVWTLTLRDGIEFSDGTAYDADAVKYTYEHIVEVGVQAIGRTVDTWTMDVVDPLTLEITTPEATMHLDKLIADSLPYIVSPTAMEEDPEGFAEDPVGAGPYMLDEWVRDSHEVYVKNPNYWQEGKPHLDSVRMELVSDAAQRVNAISTGQADMQTPSASSDLALIDQAENAGLNVASIDVNGGGWIYLNNQRAPFDDVRAREAIYRAIDRTGLAEVAQGSPSARAIETLFTETSPFYAEDLTFPEPDAERAQELFDELADEGTPVEFDYVNVAGDVNARQAQYIQSQLSEFENVSVTIDTIDLPAARERVFMNRDFDMSPYPGAYRYPDPEPALYNLLITDGSSNTPGYSNADVDAALDAARATTDPDERAEQYRIVQERFMADLPGLFTFQPRIDSVMTDEITGLVVNSRGTLVWSELGFRE, from the coding sequence ATGTCCGAACAGGCCGGCAAAGTCGCCCGTTTACGTCCCGCACTGGGCTTCACATCGCTCGCGGCGGCCCTCGCGCTCGTTGCGACGGGGTGCGCGCAGCAGCCCGTCGCCGAGAAGGAGGAGGTCGACGTCTCGGCGGAGGCAACCGCCGGCGGCGACCTCACCGTGCTCATTGAGATCCCCGCGCGCAGCTTCGATCCCGCCGTCGACAACACGATGGCGAGCACGGGAGACGGAGCGCGCAACGCCGCCGTCTTCGACCACCTCCTGTATCTCGACCCGGCGACGGGCGAGGCCATTCCTCACGTCGCCGAGAGCCTGACGCCGAACGACGACGGCACGGTCTGGACGCTCACGCTCCGCGACGGCATCGAGTTCAGCGACGGCACCGCCTACGACGCAGATGCCGTCAAGTACACGTACGAGCACATCGTCGAGGTCGGCGTCCAAGCGATCGGCCGCACGGTCGACACCTGGACGATGGACGTCGTCGACCCGCTGACCCTGGAGATTACGACGCCCGAGGCGACGATGCATCTCGACAAGCTCATCGCCGACTCGCTGCCGTACATCGTGTCGCCGACCGCTATGGAAGAGGACCCGGAGGGATTCGCAGAGGATCCGGTCGGTGCGGGACCGTACATGCTCGACGAGTGGGTGCGCGACTCCCACGAGGTCTACGTCAAGAACCCGAACTACTGGCAGGAGGGCAAGCCGCACCTCGATTCCGTCCGCATGGAGCTCGTGAGCGACGCCGCCCAGCGCGTCAACGCGATCTCCACGGGACAGGCCGACATGCAGACGCCGAGCGCGAGCTCCGACCTCGCGCTGATCGACCAGGCCGAGAACGCCGGGCTCAACGTCGCCTCCATCGACGTGAACGGTGGCGGCTGGATCTACCTCAACAACCAGCGCGCACCGTTCGACGACGTTCGGGCCCGAGAGGCGATCTACCGCGCCATCGACCGGACGGGGCTCGCCGAGGTCGCGCAGGGCTCACCGAGCGCGCGTGCGATCGAGACGCTGTTCACGGAGACGTCACCGTTCTACGCAGAGGATCTGACGTTCCCTGAACCGGACGCCGAGCGGGCACAGGAGCTGTTCGACGAGCTCGCTGACGAGGGAACACCCGTCGAGTTCGACTACGTCAACGTCGCGGGCGACGTGAACGCGCGCCAGGCGCAGTACATCCAGAGCCAGCTCAGCGAGTTCGAGAACGTCTCCGTCACGATCGACACGATCGACCTGCCGGCGGCGCGCGAGCGTGTGTTCATGAACCGCGACTTCGACATGAGCCCGTACCCCGGCGCTTACCGCTACCCGGATCCGGAGCCCGCGCTGTACAACCTGCTCATCACGGACGGCTCGTCGAACACACCCGGGTACTCGAACGCCGACGTCGACGCCGCGCTCGACGCCGCACGCGCGACGACGGACCCGGATGAGCGCGCCGAGCAGTACCGGATCGTGCAGGAGCGGTTCATGGCGGATCTGCCGGGCCTGTTCACCTTCCAGCCGCGGATCGACTCGGTCATGACAGACGAGATCACCGGACTCGTCGTCAACAGCAGAGGAACGCTCGTGTGGAGCGAACTCGGCTTCCGTGAGTGA
- a CDS encoding carboxylesterase family protein — protein sequence MGSGDGLNASARRAPEHVRTGLREIGRDVTIATLQQSNALMAPFHDSEPYVGVRVERDRAYGSDERHRLDVFAPADPTAEPRPVVVFLHGGSFVGGDKHRAGSPFHDNVALWAARHGMVGVTANHRLAPDHPWPAGAEDVASIVAWIRENVGAWGGDPLRVHLMGASSGAVHVACYLVHERFHVADGGGVSSASMVGGAYALTRFDRQRMAPYFGDDPELLASIDPGIALAESPLPILYAVAEWDPLDAQEQFAWIVAERVARRGAAPPVAWVRDANHFTITAHLGTAFDAFGPHVASLIATSPASS from the coding sequence ATGGGTTCCGGCGATGGACTGAACGCCTCCGCCCGCCGCGCGCCGGAGCACGTGCGCACGGGGCTGCGTGAGATCGGGCGGGACGTGACGATCGCGACGCTCCAGCAGTCGAATGCGCTCATGGCGCCGTTCCACGACTCCGAGCCGTACGTCGGCGTGCGGGTCGAGCGCGATCGCGCCTATGGGTCGGACGAACGTCACCGGCTCGACGTGTTCGCCCCCGCGGATCCCACCGCCGAGCCACGCCCCGTCGTCGTATTCCTCCACGGTGGCAGTTTCGTCGGCGGCGACAAGCACCGCGCCGGCTCTCCCTTCCATGACAACGTGGCGCTGTGGGCGGCGCGGCACGGCATGGTCGGAGTCACGGCGAATCATCGCCTAGCTCCTGATCACCCCTGGCCGGCGGGTGCGGAAGACGTCGCGAGCATCGTTGCATGGATCCGTGAGAACGTCGGCGCGTGGGGCGGGGACCCGCTCCGCGTGCACCTGATGGGTGCGTCGTCGGGAGCCGTGCACGTAGCGTGCTACCTCGTGCACGAGCGCTTCCACGTCGCCGACGGCGGCGGCGTCTCCAGTGCCAGCATGGTGGGCGGCGCGTACGCCCTCACCCGTTTCGACCGACAGCGCATGGCGCCCTACTTCGGTGACGATCCGGAGCTGCTCGCGTCGATCGACCCCGGCATCGCGCTCGCCGAGAGCCCGTTGCCGATTCTCTACGCCGTGGCCGAATGGGATCCGCTCGACGCGCAGGAGCAATTCGCGTGGATCGTCGCCGAGCGCGTTGCGCGCCGTGGGGCGGCGCCTCCTGTGGCCTGGGTGCGTGACGCGAACCACTTTACGATCACCGCTCACCTCGGCACCGCGTTCGACGCGTTCGGGCCGCACGTGGCGAGCCTGATCGCGACGTCACCGGCCTCGTCGTAA
- a CDS encoding amidohydrolase family protein, giving the protein MVATSGYDGPVIDSVVHHHWTSQLDVTDHMSAGWREHLGIPGSLPGGAGAMPILPATPYRRPGGDYLPGVDAPGSPAGSDIARTREDVFGAGRVERAVLAYDRGMFIPSVPNVHRAIALSRAMNDWTIESWFASDERFSGLIIVPNQTPHAAADEIRRAGENDRMVGVLMAANGLSRPFGHAAYHDIYAAAVDLDLPIVIHAGGDVNADTLSHPTAGGLPATFGEVATLSYSAVMTHVQSMIVQGVFERFPSLRVFIAGAGAAWIPGLFFRLDVNWRGLRREVPWVRRMPSEYFRDHFRVSMWPLDRAPDADGAERIVQALRTFDGIEELLCFSSGYPHWNADDIDNVAAQIPTEWHRGVFSDNARSWFRWADRPRAAARKPEVAVGAMPETGELGGPNRRTYDTEDGREIEWVPAMD; this is encoded by the coding sequence GTGGTCGCCACATCTGGGTATGACGGCCCTGTCATCGATTCCGTCGTCCACCATCATTGGACGTCGCAACTCGATGTCACCGATCACATGTCGGCCGGCTGGCGTGAGCACCTCGGCATCCCCGGTTCACTCCCGGGCGGAGCGGGCGCGATGCCGATCCTGCCGGCGACGCCCTACCGGCGGCCAGGCGGAGACTATCTCCCCGGCGTCGATGCGCCGGGGAGCCCCGCAGGAAGCGACATCGCCCGGACGCGGGAAGACGTCTTTGGAGCGGGCCGCGTCGAGCGCGCCGTGCTGGCGTACGACCGCGGAATGTTCATCCCGAGTGTCCCCAATGTCCACCGCGCGATTGCGCTCAGCCGGGCGATGAACGATTGGACGATCGAGAGTTGGTTCGCTTCCGATGAGCGGTTCTCGGGCCTGATCATCGTCCCGAATCAGACCCCTCACGCCGCGGCCGACGAGATCCGGCGCGCGGGAGAGAACGACCGCATGGTCGGCGTCCTCATGGCGGCGAACGGCTTGAGCAGGCCGTTCGGCCACGCGGCATATCACGACATCTACGCCGCGGCCGTCGATCTCGACCTCCCGATCGTGATCCACGCGGGCGGCGACGTGAACGCCGATACGCTCAGCCATCCGACCGCCGGCGGGCTGCCGGCCACGTTCGGCGAAGTCGCGACGCTGTCATACAGCGCCGTCATGACGCACGTCCAGAGCATGATCGTGCAGGGCGTGTTCGAGCGGTTCCCCTCCCTGCGCGTGTTCATCGCCGGCGCGGGTGCCGCCTGGATCCCGGGCCTGTTCTTCCGGCTTGACGTCAACTGGCGTGGACTCCGGCGTGAGGTGCCGTGGGTGCGGCGCATGCCGAGCGAGTACTTCCGCGACCACTTTCGCGTCTCGATGTGGCCGCTCGATCGCGCGCCCGACGCGGACGGTGCCGAACGCATTGTCCAGGCGCTGCGTACCTTCGACGGCATCGAGGAGCTGCTGTGCTTCTCGTCCGGATACCCGCACTGGAACGCAGACGACATCGATAACGTCGCCGCGCAGATCCCGACCGAGTGGCACCGGGGCGTGTTCTCCGACAACGCCCGCTCGTGGTTCCGCTGGGCGGACCGGCCGCGCGCCGCGGCCCGCAAGCCGGAGGTCGCCGTCGGAGCGATGCCCGAGACCGGCGAGCTCGGAGGACCAAACCGGCGTACCTACGACACAGAAGATGGGCGGGAGATCGAATGGGTTCCGGCGATGGACTGA
- a CDS encoding Rieske (2Fe-2S) protein, with protein sequence MSAVEGRAVRQDGQRRERRIRETGRSRGIDIGAFEEFEDRAMRSVDIGGMEIGVCRWGDEIFVFRPTCPHEGAPLCSGFLQKRLSATLVDEEPTLEVGEDSPVVLCPWHRWEFDLRSGEAAWPGFKMRTYRATVEDGRVLVTMGRK encoded by the coding sequence GTGAGCGCGGTGGAGGGGCGCGCCGTTCGGCAAGACGGCCAGCGCCGCGAGCGGCGGATCCGCGAGACGGGCCGGTCACGCGGTATCGACATCGGCGCGTTCGAAGAGTTCGAGGATCGTGCCATGCGTTCCGTCGACATCGGCGGTATGGAGATCGGCGTCTGCCGCTGGGGCGACGAGATCTTCGTCTTCCGTCCGACATGCCCGCACGAGGGGGCGCCGCTGTGCTCAGGCTTCCTGCAGAAGAGATTGAGTGCCACGCTCGTCGACGAGGAGCCCACGCTCGAGGTTGGCGAGGATTCGCCCGTCGTCCTCTGCCCGTGGCACCGCTGGGAGTTCGACCTGCGCAGCGGCGAAGCGGCGTGGCCCGGGTTCAAGATGCGCACCTACCGCGCGACCGTCGAAGACGGCCGCGTGCTCGTCACGATGGGAAGGAAGTGA